In Streptomyces sp. NBC_01717, one DNA window encodes the following:
- a CDS encoding polyprenyl synthetase family protein, with protein MSSTTGTRGESVTPANPAFDTVVDTADVTVLLERGRALSAPVLRAAVDRLAPPMDTVAAYHFGWIDAQGRPSDGDGGKAVRPALALLSAEAAGAAAEAGIPGAVAVELVHNFSLLHDDLMDGDEQRRHRDTVWKVHGPAQAILVGDALFALANEILLELGTVEAGRAARRLTTATRKLIDGQAQDISYEHRERVTVEECLEMEGNKTGALLACAVSIGAVLGGADDRTADTLEAYGYHLGLAFQAIDDLLGIWGDPESTGKQTWSDLRQRKKSLPVVAALAAGGPASERLGELLAADAKSTDFDSFSEEEFAARAALIEEAGGREWTAQEARRQHAVAIEALHGVDMPETVRAQLTALADFVVVRKR; from the coding sequence ATGAGCAGTACCACCGGAACAAGAGGAGAGTCAGTGACCCCGGCGAATCCGGCTTTCGACACCGTGGTAGACACCGCGGACGTCACCGTGCTTCTGGAGCGCGGACGGGCCCTGTCCGCTCCGGTGCTCCGGGCCGCCGTTGACCGGCTCGCACCGCCCATGGACACCGTCGCCGCCTACCACTTCGGCTGGATCGACGCCCAGGGCCGGCCCTCCGACGGCGACGGCGGCAAGGCGGTCCGCCCGGCGCTCGCCCTGCTGTCCGCCGAGGCGGCGGGCGCTGCAGCCGAGGCCGGCATCCCCGGCGCGGTGGCCGTCGAACTCGTGCACAACTTCTCGCTGTTGCACGACGACCTGATGGACGGCGACGAGCAGCGCCGCCACCGCGACACCGTATGGAAGGTGCACGGCCCCGCGCAGGCGATCCTGGTCGGCGACGCGCTGTTCGCGCTGGCCAACGAGATCCTGCTGGAGCTCGGCACGGTCGAGGCGGGCCGCGCGGCCCGCCGGCTGACCACCGCCACCCGCAAGCTCATCGACGGGCAGGCCCAGGACATCTCCTACGAGCACCGCGAGCGGGTCACCGTCGAGGAGTGCCTGGAGATGGAGGGCAACAAGACGGGCGCCCTGCTCGCCTGCGCCGTCTCCATCGGTGCGGTGCTCGGCGGCGCCGACGACCGTACCGCCGACACCCTGGAGGCGTACGGCTACCACCTCGGCCTCGCCTTCCAGGCCATCGATGATCTGCTCGGTATCTGGGGCGACCCGGAGTCCACCGGCAAGCAGACCTGGAGCGATCTGCGTCAGCGCAAGAAGTCCCTGCCGGTCGTCGCCGCGCTCGCCGCGGGCGGACCGGCCTCGGAGCGCCTCGGCGAGCTGCTCGCCGCGGACGCCAAGAGCACCGACTTCGACAGCTTCTCCGAGGAGGAGTTCGCCGCCCGGGCGGCGCTCATCGAGGAGGCGGGCGGCCGCGAGTGGACCGCCCAGGAGGCCCGTCGGCAGCATGCGGTCGCCATCGAGGCGCTGCACGGTGTCGACATGCCGGAAACCGTGCGTGCGCAGCTCACGGCGCTCGCGGACTTCGTCGTCGTACGAAAGAGATGA
- the ispG gene encoding flavodoxin-dependent (E)-4-hydroxy-3-methylbut-2-enyl-diphosphate synthase, with translation MTTGEPVALGLPELPARPLAVRRPSRRIQVGSVAVGGDAPVSVQSMTTTRTSDVGATLQQIAELTASGCQIVRVACPTQDDADALATIARKSQIPVIADIHFQPKYVFAAIDAGCAAVRVNPGNIKQFDDKVKEIARAANDAGTPIRIGVNAGSLDARLLRKYGKATPEALVESALWEASLFEEHGFRDIKISVKHNDPVVMVNAYRQLAAQCDYPLHLGVTEAGPAFQGTIKSAVAFGALLSEGIGDTIRVSLSAPPAEEVKVGLQILESLNLKQRRLEIVSCPSCGRAQVDVYKLADQVSAGLEGMEVPLRVAVMGCVVNGPGEAREADLGVASGNGKGQIFVKGEIIKTVPESKIVETLIEEALKIAEGMEDAGTPSGVPAVTVS, from the coding sequence ATGACCACTGGAGAACCAGTCGCACTGGGTCTCCCCGAGCTGCCGGCCCGGCCGCTCGCGGTGCGCCGCCCCTCGCGGCGCATCCAGGTCGGGTCGGTGGCGGTCGGTGGGGATGCGCCGGTGTCGGTGCAGTCGATGACCACGACCCGGACGTCGGACGTCGGTGCGACGTTGCAGCAGATCGCGGAGCTGACGGCGTCGGGCTGTCAGATCGTGCGGGTTGCGTGTCCGACGCAGGATGATGCGGATGCGCTTGCGACGATTGCGCGTAAGTCGCAGATTCCGGTGATCGCGGATATTCATTTCCAGCCGAAGTATGTGTTCGCGGCGATTGATGCGGGCTGTGCTGCGGTGCGGGTGAATCCGGGGAACATCAAGCAGTTCGATGACAAGGTGAAGGAGATCGCGCGGGCGGCGAACGATGCGGGGACGCCGATCCGGATCGGTGTGAATGCGGGTTCGTTGGATGCGCGGTTGTTGAGGAAGTACGGGAAGGCGACGCCTGAGGCTCTGGTGGAGTCGGCGTTGTGGGAGGCGTCGCTGTTCGAGGAGCACGGGTTCCGGGACATCAAGATCTCGGTGAAGCACAACGATCCGGTGGTGATGGTGAATGCGTACCGTCAGCTGGCGGCTCAGTGTGATTACCCGTTGCATCTGGGGGTGACGGAGGCGGGGCCGGCGTTCCAGGGGACGATCAAGTCCGCGGTGGCGTTCGGTGCGTTGTTGAGTGAGGGGATCGGGGACACGATCCGGGTGTCGTTGTCGGCGCCGCCGGCCGAGGAGGTCAAGGTCGGTCTGCAGATTCTGGAGTCGTTGAATCTGAAGCAGCGGCGGTTGGAGATCGTGTCGTGTCCGTCGTGCGGTCGTGCGCAGGTGGATGTGTACAAGCTGGCGGATCAGGTGTCTGCGGGTCTTGAGGGCATGGAGGTGCCGTTGCGGGTTGCCGTGATGGGCTGTGTCGTCAATGGTCCGGGTGAGGCCCGTGAGGCGGATCTGGGTGTGGCGTCGGGGAACGGCAAGGGTCAGATCTTCGTCAAGGGCGAGATCATCAAGACGGTTCCCGAGTCGAAGATCGTCGAGACGCTCATCGAGGAAGCCCTGAAGATCGCCGAGGGCATGGAAGACGCGGGGACGCCATCAGGGGTTCCCGCCGTCACCGTGAGCTGA
- a CDS encoding phosphorylase family protein: MGDAPGPSGPAGPLLIACALGIEQLALRSGRGKAGDAPGQVTVLRTGMGPKAAETAVAHALGQDPALGAAVIASGFCAGLAPGMHPGDLVVADETREAGDSTPCTGAGLLAEALARTVPGRTVHTGPLTGSDHVVRGHERAELRATGAIAVDMESAATLRTALRTGVRPVAAVRVVVDAPEHELVRIGTVRGGISAFRVLRAVLPAFYEWHRSLLLPRR; the protein is encoded by the coding sequence ATGGGCGATGCACCGGGGCCGTCCGGCCCCGCGGGGCCGCTGCTGATCGCCTGCGCGCTCGGTATCGAGCAACTCGCCCTGCGCAGTGGCAGAGGAAAGGCGGGCGACGCCCCGGGCCAGGTGACCGTGCTCCGTACGGGCATGGGCCCGAAAGCCGCCGAGACGGCCGTGGCGCACGCGCTCGGCCAGGACCCGGCGCTCGGCGCCGCGGTCATCGCCTCCGGGTTCTGTGCCGGGCTCGCGCCCGGCATGCACCCGGGAGACCTGGTGGTCGCCGACGAGACCCGGGAGGCCGGCGACTCGACGCCCTGCACCGGTGCGGGTCTGCTCGCCGAGGCACTCGCCAGGACGGTGCCGGGCCGCACCGTCCACACCGGTCCGCTGACCGGCTCCGACCATGTCGTGCGCGGACATGAGCGGGCCGAACTGCGGGCCACCGGAGCGATCGCTGTGGACATGGAGTCCGCCGCCACCCTTCGTACCGCCCTGCGCACCGGGGTACGCCCCGTTGCGGCCGTACGGGTGGTCGTGGACGCTCCGGAGCACGAGCTCGTCCGCATCGGCACGGTACGCGGTGGAATATCGGCTTTCCGTGTTCTCCGTGCTGTCCTGCCGGCTTTCTATGAATGGCACCGATCTTTGCTGCTCCCCAGGAGGTGA
- the hpnH gene encoding adenosyl-hopene transferase HpnH produces the protein MAMPLRQTIKVATYLVEQKLRKRDKFPLIVELEPLFACNLACEGCGKIQHPAGVLKQRMPVAQAVGAVLESGAPMVSIAGGEPLMHPQIDEIVRQLVARKKYVFLCTNAMLLRKKMEKFTPSPFFAFAVHIDGLRERHDESVAKEGVFDEAVAAIKEAKRRGFRVTTNSTFFNTDTPQTVIEVLNYLNDDLKVDEMMISPAYAYEKAPDQEHFLGVEQTRELFKKSFAGGNRARWRLNHSPLFLDFLEGKADFPCTAWAIPNYSLFGWQRPCYLMSDGYVPTYRELIEETDWDKYGRGKDPRCANCMAHCGYEPTAVLATMGSLKESLRAARETVAGSR, from the coding sequence ATGGCCATGCCGCTCCGTCAGACCATCAAGGTTGCGACGTACCTCGTTGAACAGAAGCTCCGCAAGCGGGACAAATTCCCGCTCATTGTCGAGCTGGAGCCTTTGTTCGCCTGCAATCTGGCGTGCGAGGGCTGCGGAAAGATCCAGCATCCGGCCGGAGTGCTCAAGCAGCGGATGCCGGTGGCCCAGGCCGTCGGCGCGGTGCTGGAATCGGGTGCCCCGATGGTGTCCATCGCGGGCGGTGAACCCCTGATGCACCCGCAGATCGACGAAATCGTGCGGCAGCTGGTGGCGCGGAAGAAGTACGTCTTCCTCTGCACCAATGCGATGCTGCTGCGCAAGAAGATGGAGAAATTCACCCCGTCCCCGTTCTTCGCCTTCGCCGTGCACATCGACGGTCTGCGTGAGCGGCATGACGAATCGGTGGCCAAGGAAGGCGTGTTCGACGAGGCGGTGGCGGCGATCAAGGAGGCCAAGCGGCGCGGCTTCCGGGTCACCACGAACTCCACCTTCTTCAACACCGACACCCCGCAGACCGTCATCGAGGTCCTGAACTACCTCAATGACGACCTGAAGGTCGACGAGATGATGATCTCGCCCGCCTACGCGTACGAGAAGGCTCCCGACCAGGAGCACTTCCTCGGCGTCGAGCAGACCCGCGAGCTCTTCAAGAAGTCCTTCGCGGGCGGTAACCGGGCCCGCTGGCGGCTGAACCACTCGCCGCTCTTCCTGGACTTCCTCGAGGGCAAGGCGGACTTCCCGTGCACGGCCTGGGCGATCCCCAACTACTCGCTCTTCGGCTGGCAGCGGCCCTGCTATCTGATGAGCGACGGGTACGTCCCTACGTACCGGGAACTCATCGAGGAGACCGACTGGGACAAGTACGGCCGCGGCAAGGATCCGCGCTGCGCCAACTGCATGGCGCACTGCGGCTACGAGCCCACTGCCGTCCTCGCCACGATGGGCTCTCTCAAGGAGTCCCTGCGTGCCGCGCGCGAGACCGTCGCCGGGAGCCGGTGA
- the shc gene encoding squalene--hopene cyclase gives MTATTDGSTGALDPRAASASEPTESTIAADDVLAAARRAAERSVEHLLGRQDDQGWWKGDLATNVTMDAEDLLLRQFLGIQDPATVESAARFIRGEQLGDGTWATFHGGPGELSTTIEAYVALRLAGDRPDDPHMARASRWIREQGGIAESRVFTRIWLALFGWWKWDDLPELPPELMFFPKWVPLNIYDFGCWARQTIVPLTVVSAKRPVRPAPFALDELHADPLVPNPPKRRAPAASWDGVFQRLDKALHVYHKVAPRRLRRIAMNAAARWIIERQENDGCWGGIQPPAVYSVIALHLLGYDLDHPVMRAGLDSLNRFAIWREDGARMIEACQSPVWDTCLATIALADAGVRPDHPALVKAADWMLGEEIVRPGDWSVRRPQLDPGGWAFEFHNDNYPDIDDTAEVVLALRRVRHPNPAGVEAAIERGVRWNLGMQSRNGAWGAFDADNTSPFPNRLPFCDFGEVIDPPSADVTGHVVEMLAMEGRSDHPATRRGIEWLLAEQEASGAWFGRWGVNYVYGTGSVVPALVAAGLPAAHPAIRRAVGWLESVQNDDGGWGEDLRSYQEEKWIGNGASTASQTAWALLALLAAGRRESTAVTRGIAWLTEAQQADGSWDEPYFTGTGFPWDFSINYHLYRQVFPLTALGRYVYGDPFADRTAVREGA, from the coding sequence ATGACAGCGACGACCGACGGAAGCACCGGGGCTCTTGACCCCCGCGCAGCCTCGGCCAGCGAACCGACCGAATCAACCATCGCCGCGGACGACGTGCTCGCCGCCGCGCGGCGGGCCGCGGAACGCTCGGTGGAGCATCTCCTCGGCAGACAGGACGACCAGGGCTGGTGGAAGGGCGACCTCGCCACCAACGTCACCATGGACGCCGAGGATCTGCTGCTCCGCCAGTTCCTCGGCATTCAGGACCCGGCCACCGTCGAGTCGGCCGCCCGCTTCATCCGCGGCGAACAGCTCGGCGACGGCACCTGGGCCACCTTCCACGGAGGGCCGGGCGAACTCTCCACCACCATCGAGGCGTACGTCGCGCTGCGGCTGGCCGGAGACCGGCCGGACGATCCGCACATGGCCCGCGCCTCGCGGTGGATCAGGGAGCAGGGTGGCATCGCCGAGAGCCGCGTCTTCACCCGGATCTGGCTGGCCCTGTTCGGCTGGTGGAAATGGGACGACCTGCCCGAGCTCCCACCGGAGCTGATGTTCTTCCCGAAGTGGGTCCCGCTCAACATCTACGACTTCGGCTGCTGGGCCCGGCAGACGATTGTGCCGCTGACCGTCGTCTCGGCGAAGCGTCCGGTACGGCCCGCGCCCTTCGCCCTCGACGAGCTGCACGCCGACCCGCTCGTCCCCAACCCACCCAAACGCCGTGCCCCGGCGGCCAGTTGGGACGGCGTCTTCCAACGCCTCGACAAGGCGCTGCACGTCTACCACAAGGTGGCCCCGCGCCGGCTGCGCCGGATCGCCATGAATGCGGCAGCGCGCTGGATCATCGAACGCCAGGAGAACGACGGCTGCTGGGGCGGCATCCAGCCGCCCGCCGTGTACTCCGTCATCGCCCTGCATCTCCTCGGTTACGACCTCGACCACCCGGTGATGCGGGCCGGCCTGGACTCGCTGAACCGGTTCGCCATCTGGCGCGAGGACGGCGCCCGCATGATCGAGGCCTGCCAGTCACCGGTCTGGGACACCTGCCTCGCCACCATCGCGCTTGCCGATGCCGGAGTCAGGCCGGACCATCCTGCGCTCGTGAAAGCGGCGGACTGGATGCTCGGCGAGGAGATCGTCAGGCCCGGCGACTGGTCCGTGCGTCGACCTCAACTCGACCCGGGCGGATGGGCGTTCGAGTTCCACAACGACAACTACCCGGACATTGACGACACCGCCGAGGTGGTCCTCGCGCTGCGCCGGGTCCGGCATCCGAATCCGGCAGGTGTCGAGGCCGCCATCGAACGCGGGGTGCGCTGGAACCTCGGCATGCAGTCCCGCAACGGGGCCTGGGGCGCATTCGACGCCGACAACACCAGCCCGTTCCCCAACCGGCTGCCCTTCTGTGACTTCGGCGAGGTCATCGATCCGCCGTCCGCCGATGTCACCGGACACGTGGTGGAGATGCTCGCCATGGAGGGGCGGTCCGATCACCCCGCCACCCGGCGCGGCATCGAGTGGCTGCTTGCCGAACAGGAGGCGAGCGGTGCCTGGTTCGGCCGTTGGGGCGTCAACTACGTGTACGGAACAGGGTCGGTGGTGCCCGCCCTGGTCGCTGCCGGGCTGCCCGCTGCCCATCCGGCGATCCGCCGGGCGGTCGGCTGGCTGGAGTCCGTGCAGAACGACGACGGCGGCTGGGGCGAGGACCTGCGCTCGTACCAGGAGGAGAAGTGGATCGGGAACGGTGCGTCGACCGCGTCCCAGACCGCCTGGGCCCTCCTCGCCCTCCTCGCTGCCGGCCGGCGCGAGAGCACGGCGGTGACCCGGGGCATCGCCTGGCTGACCGAGGCCCAGCAGGCCGACGGATCCTGGGACGAGCCGTACTTCACCGGCACCGGGTTCCCCTGGGACTTCTCCATCAACTACCACCTCTACCGGCAGGTCTTCCCGCTCACCGCACTCGGGCGGTACGTGTACGGCGACCCGTTCGCCGACCGCACGGCCGTCCGGGAGGGGGCCTGA